The Elaeis guineensis isolate ETL-2024a chromosome 3, EG11, whole genome shotgun sequence region ATGCTGCTTGTGGATCGTAGGGTGGGGATTTGTCCCCGTGGGCGGAGATTCCGCGGTGTCGTCATAAAGGCGCGACCGGGACGCGTTTGTCCGTCTCCCGACACGTGGATCGTCCTGGCTCGCTGAGAATGCCGGAGAGCACTCCCGACCAGTTCTCCAACAGCTAACATCACACACACTAGCACCCAAATCGCAAAGCTCTCGCGTTGATTCCTACCGGTATTCTTCACCGCGTTTGCTTTTTTTCTAACTTCCAAAAGAAGATATATTGTTCTCCAGTGTGGTGCGTGTGGGCTGGCACACACGAAGCGGGGGAAGCCAAGGGCTAGTTGTAGGGGAGAAAAGTAGTGATGCATGTATATGATTCATAATTGGGATGGAAATAGCACAGAAAGATAAAAAGAGCGGAATCGCTGGCTCTCCCTTTCTCCCGGTTGCCTTTAGAAGCTGGACTAGATAAACGAGAACTGGCCAATTAATTTAAATGAGAGGAGAGAAAATAAGAGGAGGGTGCGAATCCGGACACAGGATATTTGGGTGGCTGGCGTCAGAAGTCGGTATCAATAGCCCAGGAATTCGAGAAAGAGGGCGAAGAATATGTATCGGGAACCGGTACCACGATGTGGGTGGGAAAGGAGACTAGTGTGACCAATTCAGtgctgaaaaagaaagaaaaaaataaaaaaaaaaaaactactggaATTAAGCAAAGCAAAGCTACCTACAAGAAAAGCAATGACAACTAGGGAATAATCAAGCAAAGGGTATAAATAGAGCTGTGTGAGTGATGGCGAGAGCGTGAGAGTGTGAGTGTGCGCGTTTGAGAGTAGGATTAAATCGACAATATGAAGCTGGAAAGTAAAAGGTGGTGGGATTGTGGAGTGGTGGTGGTGGAGGGCCCGGGAGGGCAAAAAGGTTCCCCGAGGGAGTGAGAGGGGGGAAGGCCTTTCCACACCTACAAATACCACCGCGCCCTCCGCCATTTCTTATCGGCCGGCCTCTTCCAGGAACCCGAAGCCAGACCTCAAGGAGAACGAGAGCGAGCGAGTGGAGGGGAGGAACCGTTGTtggtctctctccctccctctgtcTCGGAACcttcatctctctctccttccatcagCTACCAATCAACCAAAGTGCTTGTGGGACTGTGGATGCTATCCTTGTTTGAGGTAATTAAAATCTTATCGCTATTTTACATCCACCCACTGGCCTATCCTTCTTAGGAGTAGTACTATAGACTACCTAACCTCTCCCTCTCCTACTACTAAATTATTAGCCTTGAGACTCTCCTCACCTATCTTTTTGACTTAAAGACTGCGATGAAATCTCTTGGCTTGACATCCTCCTTTTTAATTCTTTTCTTCCAGTGATCCATAACACCTTTCCAGTTCCTAACTTTGCGGGTGTCTCTCTCGGCCCAAAGATGTCGGTGGCTGTGTGCAGAAGCTCCTTCTCACCCTTCGAATCCATTCTCGCGCCAAACTTAGCAAGAGAGCCCCTGCCAATCTCGCCTACAAATTGGCAGCCGCCGGCCGAGCAATACAAGCCTACCGAACCCCCGGTGGAGGCCGAGAAGGACGACGACCGGCCGGGGCAATTCGACATATGGAGCTCGATCCAATCCCAGAAGGCCAGGGAGACCGCCACCGCCGATCCCATGGTCCCTTATGTCCATCCTCTGGTGCGGCGCTCGTCCAGCCTGATGAGCCAAAAGAGCCTCGAAATCTGCACCGAGAGCCTCGGGTCTGAGACGGGGTCCGCCGATTTCTCCTCGTTGCTCGACGACCCCGACTGCTTCTCTTCCAAGATCGAAGCGGAAGAGGAAGAGCACAACGAATTAGCTCCTCCAATCCATGAGACACGGCCACTAGTTGACGAAGAAGAAAGACCACGCTTCAGAGTGGCGAAGGCGGTAGAAGAGCGGCGAGTGCAGAGTGGCAGGAAGGAGCTGGTTTCGGTGAATTACCACTGCTCTATTAGCAGGAGGTCGCCGCCCCGATCATTCCCACCTCCACTCCCTTCCATCTCCCGGCGCGACGGGCCCTGCATCCACATGAGGCCGCATCGCTGCAACGGCCGGCTCGTCGTCGAGGCCGTGCCCGTCCCCTCCCAGAATTACCTCCATGCTCAGCGCCAGGACGGCCGCCTACTCCTTTCCTTCATCGATGCCACGTACAATGACCCTGATGACATCGAGATCGACACCCCAGAGGCaacacaagaagaagaagatgttgtGGAAAGtaaggcaaaagaggaagaagaagcagaggaggaggaggaagcaaTAGCAATGGCACAGGAAGAAGAGGGAGAATTGGAAGAAGAGAAGAATTGTGATGAAGAGGAGGAAGATGAGGAGGAGGTAGAGGAGGAAGTGGAAGTGGTGGATAGAGGGACAGTTGTAGAGGTGAAGGTCAGCACACAACCCCAGCAACAGAGCGGGGCGATGAAGATGCAGCGGTCGTCATCCTTCGTGATCAACAAATTCGTCGGCGCCGGTGAGACCCGGTGGGCCGAGAAGATGGCAGAATGCAAGCCAACAGCACCCGACAAACAACAAATCCAGCAAGAACATCACAACCCCGGCACCGCAACACCGACACCAGCCCGACGGGCGACGCCGACGACGAccacggcggcggcggcggcggcggccgcCTCGACCTTCAGCACCTCATCGGAGGGCTACTACTGCAGCTCCTACTCCTCGTTCCATTGGAGGGACCCGCAGGTGGGCGGCGGGCAGTACGCGTCGCCGGACGACCACAAGCTGCTGTTCACGTCAAAGCGGCGGAACCGGGAGGAGCTGCTGCACCACATGAGGAGGTGCAGCCAGCTGCGGAGGCCGCTCTTCATCTTGGAGCCCTGTTGCATTGCCACCTCCTCCTAAGTTGCCGCCTTGCacccatccatccatccatcctatTAATTGCCGGCCAACCCTTCCTAATTATCATATTATCTACTAATTAAAAATTGTTATTAGGATGGTCGCAGTGATTGGTGCCGCCCAGAATAACCGTGTATCCGAACTCTCACTCTCTGCAGAGTGAGGGCTTTCTATGACCCATTACAATTAGCATGCTGCTTTTAATTACCATTTGTCCTTTTCCCATTTCGTGATTACGTAATTAATTAATAGACCATTTCAGATGATGTGTCTCGTTGCTAATTGATCAATTAGCTGTTAATTGTTCATTTATCTTCTCTCCCTTGGAAACATTTCAGAAGAGGTTACACCTGCTTACtcgtatgatatattattataccAGCTGAAATGCCACGTAAAAGCTAGTGAGCTAGCTCTGCTTTGGACTTTTAGCAGGTGATGTCTTTCCTCGTAAGTGTGCTAATGGAAGAATAATGTGGCCGACATGAATTGGGAGAAAATATATTAAACAGATTTAGTGCGACAGATTTTAGTATTAATTTGATGAGGGTAGGTCAAGGCATCAATCCGAGGTGGGACAGCCTGCCCCGACAGTGCAaaaacttaataaaattaagGAGGCCAAATGGGCCGGGTCCGGTCGGCCGGCATAAAATCTAAGCCGGATTACATCAACATTTTAGGGGAAATATTGGGTCCGGTCAGATTAATTACTCGATCCAAAATTTAGAATAACCGGGAGTTATGATCCACCCTAATTTTGTCCAACCGGCATATAATACATGTTGTCAAAACTTTATGCCCGTGCAAAGCAAGCGATTTATTAAGCAGCTAAATACATGTAATGCATCAGCAATCCCAGTCTCCAATAAATTATGGAgacttgcctttttttttttttcttttttcttttccctttgatCTAGATGCATTCAGACTCTAATGAAGACGTAATCATGCTTCGGCATGGCTAAAAGTTTAATCAAATGTAATCATAAAAGTAGCTTTCAATGAAAGTTTTAGTGAATGTGTAAAGTATGGTCACATTTGGTTGTTTAAATCAAGTCAAATTAGCTTGATATGGTTGAGAAGTGGGATGCCTTTGTAGTCCAAATGATTCTGATCGTCTTAGCCCAGGCCAGCCCAGTGGCGTTAGAATAGTTAAGAACAAGTTTTAGTTGTGTTGAAAGtttttggtgattgaattaaccAAGTTGACATCATCATGCAATAGCTAATCAATGTAAA contains the following coding sequences:
- the LOC105041313 gene encoding uncharacterized protein isoform X1 produces the protein MLSLFEMSVAVCRSSFSPFESILAPNLAREPLPISPTNWQPPAEQYKPTEPPVEAEKDDDRPGQFDIWSSIQSQKARETATADPMVPYVHPLVRRSSSLMSQKSLEICTESLGSETGSADFSSLLDDPDCFSSKIEAEEEEHNELAPPIHETRPLVDEEERPRFRVAKAVEERRVQSGRKELVSVNYHCSISRRSPPRSFPPPLPSISRRDGPCIHMRPHRCNGRLVVEAVPVPSQNYLHAQRQDGRLLLSFIDATYNDPDDIEIDTPEATQEEEDVVESKAKEEEEAEEEEEAIAMAQEEEGELEEEKNCDEEEEDEEEVEEEVEVVDRGTVVEVKVSTQPQQQSGAMKMQRSSSFVINKFVGAGETRWAEKMAECKPTAPDKQQIQQEHHNPGTATPTPARRATPTTTTAAAAAAAASTFSTSSEGYYCSSYSSFHWRDPQVGGGQYASPDDHKLLFTSKRRNREELLHHMRRCSQLRRPLFILEPCCIATSS
- the LOC105041313 gene encoding uncharacterized protein isoform X2 — encoded protein: MSVAVCRSSFSPFESILAPNLAREPLPISPTNWQPPAEQYKPTEPPVEAEKDDDRPGQFDIWSSIQSQKARETATADPMVPYVHPLVRRSSSLMSQKSLEICTESLGSETGSADFSSLLDDPDCFSSKIEAEEEEHNELAPPIHETRPLVDEEERPRFRVAKAVEERRVQSGRKELVSVNYHCSISRRSPPRSFPPPLPSISRRDGPCIHMRPHRCNGRLVVEAVPVPSQNYLHAQRQDGRLLLSFIDATYNDPDDIEIDTPEATQEEEDVVESKAKEEEEAEEEEEAIAMAQEEEGELEEEKNCDEEEEDEEEVEEEVEVVDRGTVVEVKVSTQPQQQSGAMKMQRSSSFVINKFVGAGETRWAEKMAECKPTAPDKQQIQQEHHNPGTATPTPARRATPTTTTAAAAAAAASTFSTSSEGYYCSSYSSFHWRDPQVGGGQYASPDDHKLLFTSKRRNREELLHHMRRCSQLRRPLFILEPCCIATSS